In one Mycobacteroides chelonae genomic region, the following are encoded:
- the clpB gene encoding ATP-dependent chaperone ClpB, translated as MDSFNPTTKTQAALTAALQAATTAGNPEIRPAHLLVALLSQTDGIAAPLLQAVGVDPATVRNEAQAIADRLPQVSNASANPQLSRDSIAAITTAQQLATELNDDYVSTEHLLVGLATGDSDIAKLLANNGATPNALRDAFVQVRGSGRVTSPEPESTFQALEKYSTDLTARAREGKLDPVIGRDTEIRRVVQVLSRRTKNNPVLIGEPGVGKTAIVEGLAQRIVAGDVPESLRGKTVVSLDLGSMVAGAKYRGEFEERLKAVLDEIKNSAGQLITFIDELHTIVGAGATGESAMDAGNMIKPMLARGELRLVGATTLDEYRKYIEKDAALERRFQQVLVGEPSVEDTVGILRGIKERYEVHHGVRITDSALVAAATLSDRYITSRFLPDKAIDLVDEAASRLRMEIDSRPVEIDEVERVVRRLEIEEMALSKEDDEASKQRLVKLREELADKKERLAELTARWQNEKNAIDVVRELKEQLETLKGESDRAERDGDLGKVAELRYGRIPDLEKQLEAALPGAQARESVMLKEEVGPDDVADVVSAWTGIPAGRLMEGETAKLLRMEDVLGARVVGQTKAVEAVSDAVRRARAGVADPNRPTGSFLFLGPTGVGKTELAKALADFLFDDEHAMVRIDMSEYGEKHSVARLVGAPPGYVGYDAGGQLTEAVRRRPYTVVLFDEVEKAHPDVFDVLLQVLDEGRLTDGQGRTVDFRNTILILTSNLGAGGSEEQVMAAVRAKFKPEFINRLDDVLIFEPLNPEELVRIVDIQLAQLQKRLAQRRLTLEVSEPAKNWLAQRGFDPIYGARPLRRLVQQALGDKLAKQLLAGEVHDGDVVPVNVSADGDSLTLG; from the coding sequence GTGGACTCGTTCAATCCGACCACGAAAACCCAGGCCGCGCTGACTGCTGCCCTCCAGGCAGCAACTACTGCAGGCAACCCCGAAATCCGTCCCGCCCACCTGCTGGTGGCGCTGCTGAGCCAGACCGATGGCATCGCCGCGCCGCTGTTGCAGGCCGTGGGCGTAGACCCCGCGACCGTGCGCAACGAGGCGCAGGCTATCGCCGACCGGCTTCCTCAGGTCAGCAACGCCAGCGCCAACCCGCAGCTCTCGCGTGATTCCATCGCCGCGATCACCACGGCGCAGCAGCTCGCCACCGAGCTCAATGACGACTACGTATCCACCGAGCATCTGCTCGTAGGCTTGGCCACCGGTGATTCCGATATCGCCAAGCTGCTCGCCAACAACGGCGCCACTCCGAACGCGTTGCGCGACGCCTTTGTTCAGGTGCGCGGCAGCGGCCGGGTGACCAGCCCCGAGCCCGAGTCGACGTTCCAGGCGTTGGAGAAGTACTCCACCGACCTGACCGCCCGCGCCCGCGAGGGAAAGCTCGACCCGGTGATTGGTCGCGACACCGAGATTCGCCGCGTCGTGCAGGTGCTCAGCCGCCGGACCAAGAACAATCCGGTGTTGATCGGTGAGCCCGGCGTCGGTAAGACCGCCATCGTGGAGGGGCTGGCGCAGCGCATCGTGGCCGGCGACGTGCCCGAAAGCTTGCGCGGCAAGACCGTTGTCTCTTTGGATCTCGGATCCATGGTCGCGGGCGCCAAGTACCGAGGTGAGTTCGAGGAACGTCTCAAGGCTGTCCTCGACGAGATCAAGAACTCTGCGGGACAGCTGATTACGTTCATCGACGAGCTGCACACCATCGTCGGTGCGGGTGCCACGGGTGAGTCGGCGATGGACGCCGGCAACATGATCAAGCCCATGCTGGCGCGCGGCGAGCTGCGCCTGGTCGGCGCCACCACACTCGACGAGTACCGCAAGTACATCGAGAAGGACGCCGCCCTGGAGCGCCGGTTCCAGCAGGTGCTGGTGGGTGAGCCTTCGGTGGAGGACACCGTCGGCATCCTGCGCGGCATCAAGGAGCGCTACGAGGTTCACCACGGCGTGCGGATCACCGACTCTGCGCTGGTGGCCGCCGCCACCTTGTCCGACCGGTACATCACCTCGCGATTCCTGCCCGATAAGGCCATCGACCTGGTCGACGAGGCCGCATCGCGTCTGCGTATGGAAATCGATTCGCGCCCTGTGGAGATCGACGAGGTCGAGCGCGTCGTGCGTCGTCTCGAGATCGAAGAGATGGCGCTGTCCAAGGAAGACGACGAGGCCTCCAAGCAGCGTCTGGTGAAGCTGCGCGAGGAGCTGGCCGACAAGAAGGAACGCCTCGCCGAGTTGACCGCTCGGTGGCAGAACGAGAAGAACGCCATCGACGTGGTCCGGGAACTCAAGGAGCAATTGGAAACCCTCAAGGGTGAATCCGATCGCGCCGAGCGAGACGGCGACCTCGGCAAGGTCGCGGAATTGCGGTACGGGCGTATCCCGGACCTGGAGAAGCAGCTGGAGGCCGCGCTTCCCGGAGCCCAGGCACGCGAAAGCGTCATGCTCAAGGAAGAGGTTGGGCCCGACGACGTCGCCGACGTGGTGTCGGCCTGGACCGGTATTCCGGCCGGCCGGCTCATGGAGGGCGAGACCGCCAAGCTGCTGCGCATGGAAGACGTGCTGGGCGCGCGGGTCGTGGGCCAGACGAAGGCCGTCGAGGCCGTTTCCGATGCGGTGCGCCGTGCCCGGGCCGGTGTCGCTGACCCCAACCGGCCCACCGGTTCGTTCCTGTTCCTCGGGCCCACCGGTGTCGGCAAGACCGAGCTGGCCAAGGCGCTCGCGGACTTCCTGTTCGACGACGAGCACGCCATGGTGCGTATCGACATGTCTGAGTACGGCGAAAAGCATTCCGTGGCAAGGCTTGTCGGTGCCCCACCCGGATATGTCGGATATGACGCCGGTGGTCAGCTGACCGAGGCGGTGCGGCGGCGCCCGTACACAGTGGTGCTGTTCGACGAGGTCGAGAAGGCGCACCCGGACGTGTTCGACGTGCTGTTGCAGGTGCTCGACGAGGGACGGCTCACCGACGGTCAGGGCCGCACGGTGGACTTCCGGAACACCATCTTGATCCTCACCTCCAACCTGGGTGCCGGTGGCTCCGAGGAGCAGGTGATGGCGGCGGTGCGCGCCAAGTTCAAGCCGGAGTTCATCAACCGGCTCGACGACGTGCTCATCTTCGAGCCGCTCAATCCCGAGGAGCTGGTGCGGATCGTCGACATCCAGTTGGCGCAGCTGCAGAAGCGGCTCGCCCAGCGGCGGTTGACGCTCGAGGTGTCCGAGCCCGCCAAGAATTGGCTGGCCCAGCGCGGATTCGATCCGATCTACGGGGCGCGTCCGTTGCGCCGCCTAGTGCAACAGGCCCTCGGCGACAAGCTGGCCAAACAGCTGCTGGCCGGTGAAGTGCACGACGGTGACGTCGTTCCGGTGAACGTCAGCGCCGACGGCGACTCGCTCACCCTGGGATAA
- a CDS encoding heat shock protein transcriptional repressor HspR produces the protein MTARRQPERGARTFLISVAAELAGMHAQTLRTYDRLGLVIPERTSGGGRRYSQRDVDLLREVQRLSQDEGVNLAGIKRVIELSNQVEALQAKVAELTAEVAQLRAATAGREVAIIPKSTAVVVWQPRQQR, from the coding sequence ATGACGGCCCGCCGTCAGCCGGAGCGAGGAGCCCGCACCTTTCTGATCTCCGTGGCCGCCGAGCTCGCCGGGATGCACGCGCAGACCCTGCGAACCTATGACCGGCTAGGGCTGGTCATCCCCGAACGCACCAGTGGTGGCGGTCGGCGCTACTCACAGCGTGATGTGGACCTGCTGCGCGAGGTGCAGCGGCTGTCGCAAGATGAGGGCGTCAATCTCGCTGGCATCAAACGCGTTATCGAGCTGAGCAATCAGGTGGAGGCTTTGCAGGCCAAGGTCGCAGAGCTCACGGCCGAGGTGGCCCAGTTGCGCGCGGCGACGGCGGGCCGTGAGGTCGCAATCATCCCCAAGAGCACCGCGGTCGTCGTCTGGCAGCCGCGTCAGCAACGCTAG
- a CDS encoding SRPBCC family protein, translating into MKDNPINLESAVLDDANDIATILLDHFYPHPPARVWSVIACPDAMEEWLMDPVGFRPQVGTRFRFKAFPLPMADFSGALSCEVLAATPNRVLSIRWWDMKSSKQRVSTVTWTLHEVPGGTMVTFRHEGFDLSDSASRIYRKISELGWPGTMGRLGRCIDTAPRAENQPPCRLVTDVSA; encoded by the coding sequence ATGAAAGATAACCCCATCAATCTGGAGAGTGCTGTGCTCGACGACGCGAACGACATCGCCACCATTCTTCTCGACCATTTCTATCCGCACCCGCCCGCGCGGGTGTGGAGCGTGATCGCGTGCCCAGACGCCATGGAGGAATGGCTGATGGACCCGGTTGGCTTTCGGCCCCAGGTCGGAACCCGGTTCCGTTTCAAAGCCTTCCCCCTGCCCATGGCCGACTTCTCGGGCGCGCTGTCCTGCGAGGTCCTCGCGGCTACCCCGAACAGGGTGCTGTCGATCCGCTGGTGGGATATGAAATCGTCCAAGCAGAGGGTGTCGACGGTGACGTGGACGCTGCACGAGGTTCCGGGCGGCACCATGGTCACGTTCCGGCACGAAGGGTTTGATCTCAGCGATTCGGCGTCGCGTATCTACCGGAAGATCTCCGAGCTCGGTTGGCCCGGCACGATGGGCCGGCTCGGACGATGTATCGACACCGCGCCGCGCGCCGAGAATCAGCCCCCGTGCCGTTTGGTCACCGATGTATCCGCCTGA
- the dnaJ gene encoding molecular chaperone DnaJ, with amino-acid sequence MTQREWVEKDFYKELGLASTASQDEIKKAARKLLAENHPDRNPGNQAAEDRYKVVSEAKDVLSDPAKRKEYDETRRLFAGGGFGRRFGDNGFGGGGGFSGGANSAEFNLNDLFGNADTSGGGGIGDLFGGLFGQRAQPRASRPRRGNDLETETQLDFVEACKGVSVPLRLTSPAPCTTCHGSGARPGTSPKVCGSCNGSGVINRNQGAFGFSEPCADCRGTGSIIENPCTDCQGTGVTTRTRTITVRIPPGVDDGQRIRLAGQGEAGLRGAPSGDLYVTVHVRPDKVFSRDGDDLTLTVPVSFTELALGATVSVPTLEGRVGVKVPAGTSDGRILRVRGRGIPKRAGGNGDLLVTVKVAVPSKLEDSALEALQRYQVAEKASGFDPRAGWAGAR; translated from the coding sequence GTGACGCAACGTGAATGGGTCGAGAAGGACTTCTACAAGGAGCTCGGCCTCGCCTCCACCGCGAGCCAGGACGAGATCAAGAAGGCCGCACGCAAGCTGCTGGCCGAAAATCACCCGGACAGAAATCCGGGGAACCAGGCCGCTGAGGACCGTTACAAGGTCGTCAGCGAGGCCAAGGACGTGCTGTCGGACCCGGCCAAGCGCAAGGAGTACGACGAGACCCGTCGGCTCTTCGCCGGTGGCGGGTTCGGACGGCGCTTCGGCGACAATGGATTTGGTGGCGGCGGCGGATTCAGCGGCGGCGCCAACAGTGCCGAGTTCAACCTGAACGACCTGTTCGGTAACGCCGACACCTCCGGTGGCGGCGGGATCGGCGATCTGTTCGGCGGCCTGTTCGGGCAGCGCGCGCAGCCGCGTGCCAGTCGCCCGCGCCGCGGCAACGATCTGGAAACCGAGACCCAGCTGGACTTCGTCGAAGCATGCAAGGGCGTATCGGTTCCGCTGCGGCTCACCAGTCCCGCTCCGTGCACCACCTGCCACGGCAGCGGCGCTCGCCCGGGTACCAGCCCGAAGGTCTGTGGCTCCTGCAATGGCAGCGGCGTCATCAATCGCAACCAGGGTGCGTTCGGATTCTCCGAACCATGCGCCGATTGCCGTGGCACGGGCTCGATCATCGAGAACCCGTGCACCGACTGCCAGGGAACGGGCGTCACCACCCGAACCCGCACCATCACCGTGCGGATTCCGCCGGGAGTGGATGACGGACAACGTATTCGGCTGGCCGGACAGGGCGAGGCCGGACTGCGCGGCGCTCCTTCGGGCGATCTGTACGTCACCGTGCACGTGCGGCCCGACAAGGTGTTCAGCCGCGACGGCGACGACCTGACTCTCACCGTTCCGGTGAGCTTTACCGAATTGGCTTTGGGTGCCACGGTTTCCGTGCCGACACTGGAAGGCCGCGTTGGGGTGAAGGTGCCCGCGGGTACCTCCGACGGACGCATCCTGCGGGTGCGTGGGCGCGGCATTCCGAAGCGTGCGGGCGGTAACGGCGATCTGCTGGTCACCGTCAAGGTGGCGGTGCCCTCGAAGCTGGAAGACAGTGCGCTGGAGGCGTTGCAGCGCTATCAGGTGGCCGAGAAGGCCAGCGGATTCGATCCGCGCGCAGGCTGGGCGGGTGCACGATGA
- a CDS encoding FAD-binding oxidoreductase — MGLEDVEALHDLVGGVELSGDKLVRSFYSRWFAVDPAVGDLFPADMSTPREHFRQALQFVLWEMAAYRTEGLVNFLAQLGRDHRKFGATDSQYGTMRQALLDATREVLQPIWDQRMEATATEVYTVMVEVMRSAAASDSGQPWWDGKVIEYHRTSRDLALIRLKLNAPMDYHCGQYVHVQVPQSPRNWRYLSLAIPPDPEGYIEFHVKAVPGGLVSGDMVNKTKVGDTWRISPPLGALSVNRDGGDVLMVAGSTGIAPLRCLIMELSQWAENPRVHLFYGARYPQELYDLWTLWHIASTNPWLSVTPVSEYPRNPDWANEYHDPTPPRGLHVRQTGLLSEVVTAYGGWGDRQILLGGSASMIQATKEALVSKGADASRIQHDPL; from the coding sequence GTGGGGCTTGAGGACGTCGAAGCACTGCACGACTTGGTCGGCGGGGTCGAGCTATCGGGAGACAAACTTGTCCGAAGCTTCTACAGCCGCTGGTTCGCCGTCGACCCCGCCGTCGGCGACCTTTTCCCTGCCGACATGTCGACACCGCGCGAACACTTCCGTCAGGCGCTGCAGTTCGTGCTCTGGGAGATGGCGGCCTACCGGACCGAAGGCCTGGTCAACTTCCTGGCGCAGCTAGGCCGGGATCATCGGAAGTTCGGGGCCACCGACAGCCAGTACGGCACCATGCGTCAGGCCCTCTTGGACGCCACACGCGAGGTGCTGCAACCGATCTGGGACCAGCGGATGGAAGCCACCGCCACCGAGGTCTACACGGTGATGGTCGAGGTGATGCGCAGCGCCGCCGCCTCGGACAGCGGCCAGCCCTGGTGGGACGGGAAGGTCATCGAGTACCACCGCACCTCACGGGATCTTGCGTTGATCCGGCTGAAACTCAACGCACCCATGGACTACCACTGCGGGCAGTACGTACATGTGCAGGTACCGCAGAGCCCGCGGAATTGGCGCTATCTGAGCTTGGCGATTCCGCCGGACCCCGAGGGCTACATCGAATTTCACGTTAAGGCCGTACCCGGCGGACTTGTCAGCGGTGACATGGTCAACAAGACGAAAGTCGGTGACACCTGGCGAATTTCGCCACCACTGGGCGCGCTGTCGGTGAACCGCGACGGTGGAGATGTGCTGATGGTCGCGGGCAGCACCGGCATCGCACCGCTGCGGTGTCTCATCATGGAGCTGTCGCAATGGGCCGAGAATCCGCGGGTCCACCTGTTCTACGGGGCACGCTATCCGCAGGAACTCTACGACCTGTGGACCCTGTGGCATATCGCCTCGACGAATCCGTGGCTGTCGGTCACACCGGTGTCCGAATACCCCCGAAACCCGGACTGGGCCAACGAATACCACGATCCGACACCACCACGGGGCCTGCACGTCCGCCAGACGGGATTGCTCTCGGAGGTGGTGACGGCCTACGGCGGCTGGGGTGATCGCCAGATTCTGCTCGGCGGCTCCGCTTCGATGATCCAGGCCACCAAGGAGGCGCTGGTCTCAAAGGGGGCCGACGCCTCCAGAATCCAGCACGACCCGCTCTAG
- a CDS encoding TetR family transcriptional regulator, whose protein sequence is MATSTNTARRGRRRGEAVSREHVLDVAKRSFAERGYEKTTIRGVARDAGIDPSMIVYLFGSKDELFRQSIQLVIDPNELVLAIREGEGTVGQRFVNAYLSMWEQAGTVDTMLAILQSATTNDDAHRAFRDFMQNYVLAAISEELGGGPEVRTRFALAATSMVGTALLRYALKIDPLVALTREQMVAILAPTVDRYLTADASELGLPS, encoded by the coding sequence ATGGCAACCAGCACGAATACCGCCCGCCGGGGCCGCCGTCGCGGGGAAGCGGTCTCGCGAGAGCATGTGCTCGACGTTGCGAAGCGCTCATTCGCCGAGCGCGGCTATGAGAAGACGACCATCAGGGGTGTTGCCCGCGATGCGGGTATCGATCCGTCCATGATCGTGTACCTCTTCGGGTCGAAGGATGAGCTGTTTCGTCAGTCGATCCAGCTGGTGATCGATCCCAACGAGCTGGTGCTCGCTATTCGCGAGGGTGAGGGCACGGTCGGTCAACGCTTCGTCAACGCGTACCTGTCGATGTGGGAACAGGCAGGCACGGTCGACACGATGCTCGCGATCCTGCAGTCGGCCACCACCAACGACGATGCCCATCGCGCGTTTCGGGATTTCATGCAGAACTACGTGTTGGCCGCGATCAGCGAGGAGCTGGGTGGGGGGCCGGAGGTGCGGACGCGATTCGCGCTGGCGGCCACCTCGATGGTCGGGACCGCGCTCCTGCGATACGCACTCAAGATCGATCCCTTGGTCGCGTTGACCAGGGAGCAGATGGTCGCCATATTGGCTCCGACCGTTGATCGGTATCTCACGGCCGATGCTTCCGAATTAGGTTTGCCTAGCTAA
- a CDS encoding SRPBCC family protein, producing the protein MTASRDDLTSVTVGQFFPYPAEQVWLAITSAASVSDWTTEVDRDSVEAGRSFSFTTFPMPEVNFGGRGNCEFTDVVPGERMVYRFTTPEDSWDLRVTWTLHPEPGGTRLLVVHTGFDVANPAHVRLRALVRDLWALVMSRIEELLALPESGADPPPDDATAFSLGEFYRHPPRTVWQVVTSKEFVGDLVNDHDLVSVEAGSRLFISTYAIPLVGFAGRVEMEFLEVREPELIDSTFEIPILGGITTLRMTWRLIPRDGGTQLWFTLRGFDPQSPLNRQLRSVLRGGALPVLSRVGELLEGRGDRV; encoded by the coding sequence ATGACCGCCTCGCGGGACGACCTGACATCGGTGACGGTCGGGCAGTTCTTCCCATATCCAGCCGAGCAGGTCTGGCTTGCCATCACCTCGGCCGCTTCGGTTTCCGACTGGACCACCGAGGTCGACAGGGATTCGGTAGAAGCGGGCAGGTCGTTCTCGTTCACGACCTTTCCGATGCCCGAGGTGAACTTCGGGGGCCGCGGGAACTGTGAGTTCACCGATGTCGTACCCGGTGAACGCATGGTCTACAGATTCACCACACCGGAGGACTCCTGGGATCTGCGGGTCACGTGGACGCTCCACCCCGAGCCCGGAGGAACGCGATTACTGGTCGTGCACACCGGATTTGACGTCGCCAACCCCGCCCATGTGAGGCTTCGCGCTCTCGTTCGGGATTTATGGGCGTTGGTCATGTCGCGTATCGAAGAGCTCTTGGCCCTCCCCGAGTCCGGCGCAGACCCCCCACCCGATGATGCGACGGCCTTCAGTCTGGGCGAGTTCTATCGCCATCCGCCGCGCACGGTGTGGCAGGTGGTCACTTCCAAGGAGTTCGTGGGGGACCTGGTGAATGACCACGATTTGGTGTCGGTGGAAGCCGGTAGCCGGCTGTTCATCAGCACCTATGCGATTCCGCTCGTCGGATTCGCCGGACGGGTCGAGATGGAGTTCCTGGAGGTGCGCGAGCCCGAGCTCATCGACAGCACCTTCGAGATTCCGATCCTGGGTGGAATCACCACATTGCGCATGACCTGGCGACTGATTCCCAGGGATGGAGGTACCCAGCTCTGGTTCACGCTGCGCGGGTTCGATCCGCAGTCGCCGCTCAATCGCCAGCTGCGGTCGGTTCTGCGTGGCGGAGCGCTTCCTGTGTTGTCGCGCGTCGGCGAGCTGCTCGAGGGGCGCGGCGACCGCGTGTGA